One Coffea eugenioides isolate CCC68of chromosome 2, Ceug_1.0, whole genome shotgun sequence genomic window, CTCGCTCATTTTTGCCCCAATCTATAATCGCGGCCTTCTCTTATCTGTATTGTTTATGGTCATTTGAATTCTCCTGCATAGGCAGGTAATCTCAACATGTATCTACAAGTCTCTTAAAAGTCAAAtagccccaaaaaaaaaaaaaagagaaagcaaCACATCATGCACGCATCGAGTATAATAAGCAAGCAAAAGCATGAAACCAATTAAACAGAAACAAGAACGCCGCGTAGTCAATATATCTATTGGTAAAAACACCCGCTTTGTTGCCTTTTGGTTCCTCCCTTGCTTTTTGTAACAAACCAGGGAGATTGTGTATCCCTATAAACCAACATTTAGATTTAACACCAAACTAGCTGCAAAATTGTGATCTCTAATGCCTTTGTTCCAAAACAATTGACACCAAGTTGCTCAAGACAATTGGGAGAAAAATTTGAGATAGATTAATAGCAAAATTTCCGTCAAAGCCCGTAGAGTAAATGAAAGCAGAAAATGAAGCCTTGCTCCCTCAAAGGCTGCTGGAGTCCCTGCCAAAAATGAAACGCCTCATCCAATCTGATACAACCAATGCCCTTGTACGCCAACTGACTTGCTTGCTGACAATTCAACGGTAGTAACCAAATGAATCATAAGCATAACAGTATGTGGACATGTATCAATTGCAAGATCTTGCAAGTTCAAAGGACTTTTTAGTAGGTGAAATGAAGAGGGAATTGAGCAGCAGACCTTGCATAAACTGAGTACCAGAGCCACTGGCTGCTGTGCCCAATTGAAACCCAATCTCCTGGAAGCTGGGCAGCTGTTTGTTCACCTCCTAAAGGAGCAAATTGTCCAAGATGCCGGTACCTGAAACAAGCATCAAAGTACATTGCACAAGTAAGATAACTATAAGCTGCTCATGCAATAACCCAGCAACTTTTCATTAGATTTCTATCTTTGCCAACTCTATACAGACAGTTTTTTCTTCTGATCCAAGTATTCATTCTCATATGGTGTTTCTTAAGAATCTCTTATCATCTGGTAGAATAAACTGCCTCCAAACAAGCTAACATTCTCAAATTGCATCCGAAAAGAAGATTTTTTAATCTCCAACTTCATCTTATTCTCCAAATTGCATTAGTAGGTGTCAGGAGAGTGGAACTATTAATGAGTGGGGATACAGAAGATATCTAACTAAAGGTTCCCTTGATACCTGAAAGGGCGAAAACGATGGCGTCCTTCTCCCCTGAACCTAAGAGGACCTTCTGGATTTGTCTCAACCTCCTTCATCCGATTAAAACAATTGGCAAGATAGACACCTTGCTGAGATGCAACCTGtaaaaatatcctaaaaaaaTATTGCTTCCTGTAACTCGCATGATACGATTGACCAAATTTGGACATCATAGTTAACAAACCTGGGCAGTTGCAGGAAGACTCTTCATCTGAGAATCAACTTGGGAGAGAGCCGATTTAAATTCTTCAATGTTCACCTCAACGGATTCTTTTACATCATCCCCTTTTGAATCTTTCAAAAGATCAACTAGGCTATGCATCTGcttatttttcaaatatagTTCCAGCTGAGGATATCTCTCACATATGTCATCAAGGACTTCTTGAAATTCTTTGACCGTAAGAGTACCAGAGTTGTCCTTGTCCGCCTTTTGAAATATGGCTGCAACATCCTCCTGATGAATTGACCAAAAGACAGTGATAGCAAATAGACTAAGAGAGTTCTCATCTATCTTTTAAAAATAGGTGAGACGTGGGCAGTTCTGCATGTAGACACTTCTTTTTGCAGTCATGATTTATGGAGAATCGTGGTAAGACATTTAAATACTCAACAGATATCTGCACAATGAGTTTCAAGCTTTACAAAAACTGAAACAGGTACTACTGCCAAGACCAGAAATCAGCTGCTAAGGGTGGATGCACATTAATATTTTTCCTCTGCTCTCTTGTTGTGCATGGTTCAGTGTGTGCTTCTtagttttcttcctttgtcAACTCTTCACATAAGAATGGGACTACATGACTTTAAACAGCAAGAGAATGTAAATGGATGGTTATAGAATAGAAACTCTAGGTGTTTTGTCAACCACTAAAGTTGACACCAAAACAGTGCCAGAGACTAGgacaaaagggttttttttttttttctgaagtTTAGATGAATGTAAGATTTACCATGACTTTGCGTTGATTGATAGTGGCGCAATCTCCTACTGCATATATGTTGTCACATCGTTCGACTCGCAGCCACTCATCAGTTGCTAAAACACGTCTATTACTCTGTAAACAATGAAATGGATCTTAATCCACAGATGTAATAATCAACCAATTATGTCTAGGCACCAATATTCTGCATAGATCTGCACAAAGTTGGCAAAATAAAGCTCAATCATATGGACACTGGTGTATAAAGAATATACCTGACCAATTTGCTTCATAAAATCCATTATGACACGGCGTGTCCCAATCCCAGTTGACCAAACGATCATTCCATAAGGCATTGATGATATCTCCCCTGTTTTGATTTCCTTGGTCGAAATTTCCTTGTCAGATATATTGATAACCATTGACCCGGTCTTTAAATCAATCCCCTCTCTCTTAAATTTTTCTTCTGCAAAAGCTGTGATTCTTTTGTCAAACCTACAAATCAGAAAGTTCTATTATATTAACACCAAAAGATACAACAAGACATGCCTAGAAGTCAGATCTGTACTATTCTTCCAAGCAGAGACGGCTTAATATGAAAGCAATTATCATCTAGGCAAAACACGAACAACTCTGTAGAGGGACATAAACAGCTTGCAGCATGTCGTGGAATGATGTTGACAATACGATTTATGTTAATAAATCTTACAAAAGCAACGTGGTACAGTTGCTCTATGTAATACAAGCGTTACTTGGGGTGTTTCTGGCCATAAGGTCAACAGTTGCTCATCTTGCATTAGTGCACATTCAACAGTTGCGAATTTAATATGAGAATACTATTGATTCTAGGAATATGATTTTCTAAAGagcaaagaaaaattttgattaCCAAAAGGTAAAAGTCAGTATTCCAAACAACAGAGTAAAATGCATAATCCACAAATAAAAACTTTAAAAGAGATAATAGACCATGAATTAAGGAGACAAAAAGAAGGTAGCATACACAGATGCAATTAAGGCATGGAACGAAAGAATTACACATAGCTACAGCCAGAAATAACAAGGGCAGCATATGAAGCTATGACAGGTCCCAATGAATAGAAACAATATTCACAGGATACTCAAGGACATTCGGTCAAGCAGAGTTTCATTATCATAACTTTGCGTTTCAGCTTAAAATTGTCAACCAATATATCGCATGGCTGCCTTTTGAGTTTTATCATGTTAACCTCTACACTAATCTTGCCACACTATTTTCTTCAGTATGAATCAAACATCCTAAAGAGAAGGAAGTGCAGAGAAGAAATTACATATTCAAAATATGATCTGTCGCCTCAAGAAGTGTTATCCGGACCAAATTCTTGATGTCAGGGTACAATTTGGCTAAATCTTCAGTCAAAAAATCATGGAGTTGTGCTGCAAACTCCACCCCTGTTGGGCCACCACCAACAACGACAAAATGAAGAATTTTCGTTCTCTCTTCATCACTGAGACTTGGCAGATCAGCTCTTTCAAAACAGTCAATGATGCTCTTACGAATCTTCTGAGCATCTTCCACCTCCTGCAAGGTGAGCATTTACAAGGAACTGTCAGCAGAGTACTTCTACACATATAGAAGACCCATTCAGTATAATATCATACCCTCAAacagggaaaaaagaaaaaactattaTCCACATGAAGAAGAACTAATGCATTTGCATTTCATGGATCACCAGAAAGTAAACTGAGATAGttgaattgatttggaaaataAGAGTTCAGTGCAACTAGGTCCATTTTAACTCATTAATTAAGATGATTGAGTTCCAAGCAAGAACAAGTTGCCAAGGACATATAAGTAGACTTTTTTGGAAGTTACCTTCAAGAAAAGAGTATTTTCAACCACTCCAGGAATGTTGAATGTATTTGACCGAGCTCCTACGCCAATCACAAGGTAGTCAAAGTCGACAACAAATTCTTCTTTCCCATTCAGATTTGCATTTGCATTAGATTGGCAGTAAACTTTCTTATTTGCAGCATCAATCTTAACACATTCAGCTTCTGAATACTGTATATCTACTTTTTTCTGCAATAGAAGACAGAAGCATTTTATCTTTGCATCTATAACTTCATGAAAGATTTTAACGACTGAACAAAATGGATGATTAAACTCTGGAACTGAAGAACTCCTCTTCTGGCCATTGCAACAAAATTTTGCATGatagattttggaaaaatgcacTACCACCAGAAACGGACAAGAAATACTTAATAACCTAAACAGAAGCCAATAGCACTTGATAAGAGTAACTTTGAAGATCCTCGTAACAAATAGTCAGCAGTAACTCAACCATCCAACAAATGTCTAATCAATCCCTACAGTTACCTTCCTAATAATGTTGCGAATTGGTTCAACAATGCTGCGAGGTTCCACGGTACCACTTGTAACACTTGGCAGCAAAGGAGTGAATGCAAAGTAATTACGTGGTGATATCACCTGGACATCATATGAAGGATCCTTCAGATTTTTCAAAAAGCTTGTTCCAGCCCAACCAGTTCCAAGTACCACCACCTTCTTTTTCTTAATCTCGGGTTCAGCTGAATCAACAATATTAGAACTATTCTGTGGTGTTGCATCAGAATACGCAACAAGGCCACTGGTTCCACCACTGACAATTAAAGAGATATAGAGTTTAAGACAGTATCCAGTGAATCACGGTAGAGTAGTTCCCCCATGAAAGGAGCTATAGGAAAGAGGAACATGAAAATTATGGGAAAAGGATCAGAAAACTGAATAGATTTTCACGTGTCGTTAACATTGGTGGATAGTGGATTTATGAGTTAGGAGCAACTTTTAGAATAATGAAATTTTCGTTTTTTCACTTTTTGGAAAACACGTAATATCTAAGCAAGAACCATTAGTTTCAACGTGAGCCTACAACAACACAACTAAGGCAGCTTTATACCATCATCAGTAGATGTTAAACATCTATTCATTTTCCAAGATCGAGCCTGCATATCAACAACTAGTTCAATCAAGTACATAGAAGGGTGAATCTTTTGCTTATTGTGATGTCCACATAGACAACCACCAAATTTTGACTCAATCACAGCGAATATTAATGCAAAACCACTTTCTCGTAGCCTAGAATCACAACTTAAGAACCTAATTAACAATCATTATTAGCTCCTTAAGGACCATAGCAAATTTTCCACGCTAGCAGAGTACATCTGAAATTCCAAATCCTAATTCACTTACTCCTAGAAAAGAGAACAGCTAAAACAGAGAAATTAATGTCAAACAACACAAGGAATCAAATGATTCACCTATCGTCATCATTTTCACTTCATTAGCTGCTTATACGCTCAAATGAACATGGAGAAATTCAGAAATCTTAAAACAAAtcttaacccaaaaaaaaggagCGAAACTCAAACTCAACAGCCAAAACGAAGAATAACAagtaaaaactttaaaaaaaaaaaatagagagagagagagagagagacaacaAAAAACTACATGAATTATAAACCAAAAAATATTCagaaaggaaaatggaaaaaaaaaaaaaaaaaaaaaaagaggaatgaAACACCTGAGGGCGACGACCAGCAGCAACTTAGAAGTGGAAGGATTTTGACGGAAGGTTCTCGAGAATCTCTCCAAAAACGCCATTCCTTGCATTTTGATGATCTTCTCGCCGATCTCTCTTTCCTCTACTTGAAAGCAAGCGCTACCTACTTGAAAGGATTTTGACGGAAGGTTATGTGACGTGAATGAAATTAGTTGAGTTTGAGAAGAGTTTTAGTTAACAGAGCCAATGAAATGAGGAAAGCATGTGAAGACGACGAAACTAAAATGAAAAGCCAAAAGATGCCTAACACTCCAAAGAGCTGGGAAATGGGAAAAGACagctgaagaagaagaagaagaaagttctACGGTGCTCCGCTGTATTcatggcttttttttttcccctttttttcaaaattttttctttgcTATTCTAGTTACAGTTTTTCCCCTCCTAATTTTTTCCTTATGTTTCTGTGAAGGATCCGTTTggcatttcatttcctttttttttctgattcCTTTCTTTTGTATTCTTTCTCTTATAATATAACTTATGTGATATGAAAAAGATAATTGAATGTGTGCAAGAAATAGTAAAAGTTTTTATAAATGATACTACCCAAACCTAGAATTTACTACATAAATTTTATGACTTTTCATCATTTTAATGTGATGAATTATAAGGTGTAGAGATGATGGATATTTGAAGTAACaaagggtttgtttggattgtgaattattagagatatttttactgtagtactttttgtgatgtgatgtatgtgagataaaaaggtaattgggaagataaaaaggtgtgttggaaattgtaatgatgatgtaagcaaatattttttgacaaataaactgcaatccaaacaaacccatagGTCTAAATTTATAACCTGCATGATAGAGATTTTATTACATCTAAATTTGAAAGACAAGATCAAGATTAGATCAAGATATTGATTTATATTAAAATTATTAccaattatatattttttcttttttttaagcaagtttttattttaaactATATATTTTTATCCTGAGTCTCCctataataataaaatatttctcACGCACCTTGTCGTGTTACTGTGGATTTCGCGTGAAGAGTTTTACAGGTAAAAACCAAACACATCAATAGATTCAGCACATGAACCAATTTCTTAAGTTGCCCGCACCCAAAAAAGGACTCAAACTGATATAAATCCAGCCAAACGGAGCTTTACGTGTACGACAGTTCtgaaatattatattattttttattgccTGACTTGGAGCCCAAGAACCAGACACGTGTAAATCGGCAGCGGAACGGGGGTGCGAGTGTCATGTGCCACATCACATGTGCTTTGTGGTCGTCCGTTTGTCTTTGCACATTTGGCAACCACGTTCAGGTCCTGCAGATTATTGCCCGCCCTTTGAATTGGCGACTGGTCAACGGAGATCTGACGTCTAAGATGTGTAcatataataataaattttgagtttttcaaatgagtttttttattGAATACTCGTTAATACACTTagattatattaatttttcatGTGAGTGTATACATCAATAATTATTGTCCTTTCTTATATTTatactatattttttttgaaaaaaaaattaacacttAATTGCACCTTAACGTTAAGTGATTACAGACCTGTAAATTTCAAGAAAGTTTCGTTTGCTCttgtcttttgctttctttgtGGAAAAGTTCAATGGCGGCAGACAGGTAAAGAGGAGGAAAGGATGGAAAACTCATTAATCTGTTGAAGGCTTGTTTGTCGTCTCGTCTCCCACATTTTTGGACTAAGCATCCGGTAGAACGTTGAAGATTGAGGATGAGTACTTCACCTTCACAAGTATGATTTCCGGCCGCAATGTGAATAAATAGAGCCCAAGTGTCTAGTGTCCGGAACTGAACCAGGCCCAATAAGTCTATCCTCAATTTGATGGTAAAATTACACCATTTTGATAGTACAACCCATTACTATAATTGATATTTTGTTGTTAGCTAGTCAAAGGTAAGAGATAGTAGACAAAATGAGACATTTTCCACTAGCAAAATGAAGAATAATATCCGGGTTTTACTATTTCCTTGTAGCTAAAATAGAGACCTAGAAAGAAGATTACCTAATGAGAAAGAAGACGATACAATAAGAGACATCTATGTCATTTAATGGAGCCAACTAAGGTCGAAATCCCTATGATAAATCCATCAAAGCTTCAACATCATGAATAAAGGTTTCTTCTTGGCGATGTTTTGTTCGACAATTTAAGTGGGCTACGTTTGGATATTTCATGGCCGATGGGATAGGATGGGGACAAAGACTTTAGCAAATTCCTTAGTCAATCtctcctcctcttttttttttttttttggtgctcGTTGGGAGCACACTTCACTACTGTCTTTTCTCCTTTATTTAACAGTAAATGTAGTTGAAAGGGTATAAAGAGCCGGTATAAGATAGGAagtcctgatttttttttttttccggaagACGATAACTATTATATAACCTATTCTATTCTAAATTATAGCGAAGGACCTAAAAAGACTTGTGTTAGAAATTAGCAGGTACACAAATCTTATTAGATCAAAGAGGTGCTTTGAGCCTTTGACACCAACCTTAAATTTTGTTCCACTGCAGTAGAATTTGAACTCCCCCTACACCCAAGAATAGGAAGTACTGATTAAAATGGCATAATTTTGATGGAGCTCTAATTCGTGGCTACGGTCAAGGCATCTGATTAGAGAACTGAAAGTTAGTGGGACTGGCAATGATGGACGcctttctccaaaaaaaaaaaaatacactgtAGAAAGCAATAATGCTCACCTTTGCAAGAATACGCGCACAGCTAGAGgtaatcccaaaaaaaaaaaaaatcaatcaagatatgtTAATGCAAATCAATCACTAAAGTACAACAAAGATCAAGAGGCAAAGCCATCAAGAAATGGATAAGAGTTTCCGCCATAATCTAAAATCAATCGAAGACCCACACAGTTTTAACCCGAATGGTTGGTTAGCACCCGCAAGTGTGCAGCAGATCATCATGTTCTAGAGCGAAGAACTACCGTAAAACTTTCAAGAATGTCATTATTGCAAGACCAATCAAAGTTGGTTTGCTTTTCTGTATTTCTTGGTTTAAAAAGCTGTGAAATATTCCAATCGGCTAAAGAATGAAAGCCATAAGTAGAAATATACCACGCTTTCTTAGCCAAGCAGAGGAAAGTGGGGATATATGGGGCTCATTGCCTGACTTTCCAGCGTTGGTAGCAATCACATTATCAGGAAGGAACGAAGAAGATTCGAAAAgataaaaggaaagaaagaaatccAGATGGTGAGTTGAGTGCCAATTTCAGCAACTTTTTGGATGTCAATTCAATTGCCAACGCCTTATTGTTAGGATATCACATGCCTCCATACATTCACTTGCAAAGTACTTTACAAAACAACCTTTTGGCTTTTGCTCTCCCACtgctttttttaatttttaatctAGCGGTCCAAGATGGAGagggaaaacaaagaaagaaggatGAAGAGCCCTTTTCATTTCTCAAAAAGCTAAGGGCATATTAGTCATTCACAGCCCCCTCGTTAACAGTAAAGCACTCTTAACAATGATCTTATACAACAGTATTTACCCAAAACCCTCTAAATCCTACTTATACTACTCGTAAGTCGTATCTATTTTGCGTTGATCAAGGTTAATAATTGTATCTAAACCTCATCGGAAAACCTTTTGATTTTCCGCCGGGAAGCCCATCACATCGCTGGAGAAAGATCGATCTCAATTAGATTCTCTTCTTCACCATCACTATACCCCTTCCCTTCCAGTTTGATCTCTATCAGCCCATCTCTATCCTCCCCTTCCCACCGGAAACACATATTCTCCTGCGGGTCCCAATCTCTGATCGCCGGAAAATCCTCATCCGAGGAGCTATCCGAATCGTCGGTTTCCGGGTAAAACTTCGACAGGGATGCGTACCTCTCAATAACGGCCATCTGGGCATCTCTTTTTCCCTCCAAAACGTCGTCCTCATCGTCTTCTTGACCTTCATACTCCTCATATATCACCTCCAGTGGCGCCCCGACGTCCCACTCAACGAAGGAATCAGTACGAAACGACGTCGGCATGTTGCAAAAGTCTGGACCCAATCCATTTTCGGAGCTTTCCTTGGATTTGGAGGAGACCCATCCGCGATCAACATGATGGTCATCATCATGGGTGACACTGAATTCCGCAGAAATGGGATCATTTTCCTTTAAAGTTTCCTCTTGGGAGGTTATGGTTCTCTGGATTGCGCCCAGTCGAAGAAGGGAAAGTAAGAGAATTGAGGTGGAAATTAGGACCGGGGAGAAGATGATGGAGAGGAAAAGAGTCGGGAAGTAGAGGAAAATTAGAATGCAGAGAGTGATGATGGTGGAGAATAATGGGTCGTTGACGAGAGAGGAAATTGTTTTTCCTAGGAATGACATTGTTGTTTTCAGGGGGAAATTTTGACGGGGAAAGGATCTGATCATTTGAATTGCCTTTATCTATAGCAAGAATTTGATGGATGCTAGCACTAAAGAGATCAGACTTGGGGACTTGGAAGTAATGGGATTCGGTTGAGAGAGGAAGAGAATTAGATTACGTGATTGACGAGACTTAAATCCATCCCATGCATTGATATCTTGTGAGCGAGTGTGGGGTGGATGGGACTGTAGCAAGAAAATGCTTTTTATGGGTTTTGGTATAGGGGTGGCAATGTATGATGGGTTAAAAATGATCATACAAATAATGGAAAGGGCTTGGGTTCCATGCGATTCGATCTGATTGTTACGTCTTTCGTATCATTTAAACTACTTGGTGTAAGATTACATTACAGTATTTGTGGTAAACGTGatgtatataaataaaatacttgacatatatttagtatttataCATCCAAAATTTGAATATGTACAACAATCGGATGAAACTGCACAAAACACAACTGCATTGAGTGCTTGTTCCACAAGTAAGGTATTGAATATTACTAACAATATGCTTCCAACCCCAACCCAAAAAAAGGCTAAAAATTAGGATAAAACAAAGAATTattagcattttttttattaagcTTTAAGTTGATTTCAAATCATGCAAACGTAATCTACATCTATAACTGTTAGTATAAAAAAATCATTATACTGTCAATGCATAAAAAATTAACTGAAAAGGAAATTGTCGAGCATAGCTACATAGGGACCTCAACCTTATTAACGCCCCTCTACAAGATAAGTGCATAGAATCGAACTGGAGGTCGTGTGCCTAATTACTGTATTTGTAGTAAAAGTGatgtatataaataaaatatttgacaTATATTCAATATTTATACATCCAAAATTTGAATACGTACAGCAATAGGATGAAACTGCACAAAACACAACTACACTGAGTGCTTGTTCTACAAGTAAGGTATTGAATATTACTAACAAAATGCTTCCAAccccaacccaaaaaaaaaagggataaaacaAAGAATTattagcattttttttattaagcT contains:
- the LOC113763154 gene encoding uncharacterized protein LOC113763154 encodes the protein MIRSFPRQNFPLKTTMSFLGKTISSLVNDPLFSTIITLCILIFLYFPTLFLSIIFSPVLISTSILLLSLLRLGAIQRTITSQEETLKENDPISAEFSVTHDDDHHVDRGWVSSKSKESSENGLGPDFCNMPTSFRTDSFVEWDVGAPLEVIYEEYEGQEDDEDDVLEGKRDAQMAVIERYASLSKFYPETDDSDSSSDEDFPAIRDWDPQENMCFRWEGEDRDGLIEIKLEGKGYSDGEEENLIEIDLSPAM
- the LOC113761126 gene encoding external alternative NAD(P)H-ubiquinone oxidoreductase B2, mitochondrial, coding for MQGMAFLERFSRTFRQNPSTSKLLLVVALSGGTSGLVAYSDATPQNSSNIVDSAEPEIKKKKVVVLGTGWAGTSFLKNLKDPSYDVQVISPRNYFAFTPLLPSVTSGTVEPRSIVEPIRNIIRKKKVDIQYSEAECVKIDAANKKVYCQSNANANLNGKEEFVVDFDYLVIGVGARSNTFNIPGVVENTLFLKEVEDAQKIRKSIIDCFERADLPSLSDEERTKILHFVVVGGGPTGVEFAAQLHDFLTEDLAKLYPDIKNLVRITLLEATDHILNMFDKRITAFAEEKFKREGIDLKTGSMVINISDKEISTKEIKTGEISSMPYGMIVWSTGIGTRRVIMDFMKQIGQSNRRVLATDEWLRVERCDNIYAVGDCATINQRKVMEDVAAIFQKADKDNSGTLTVKEFQEVLDDICERYPQLELYLKNKQMHSLVDLLKDSKGDDVKESVEVNIEEFKSALSQVDSQMKSLPATAQVASQQGVYLANCFNRMKEVETNPEGPLRFRGEGRHRFRPFRYRHLGQFAPLGGEQTAAQLPGDWVSIGHSSQWLWYSVYASKQVSWRTRALVVSDWMRRFIFGRDSSSL